The nucleotide window AAAGAACTAAAAACCAAAAACCACAGAGAAATATGAACTAAACAAAAAAACAAGGAAAACTTAAAAGGTAAATGGATTCAGTAGCTTGTCATGTAATTGACTAAGTGATCCTGCTGGTTTACCAAGTAATCTCTCACACTGTTATGGCCTCAATCCGATTGGGTATGAAATGATGACATCCTGTTTGGCTTAACATCTCTCTCACAAGTACTCTTATCTGAAATGCTTCGAGGAGGTGGTTGTTTTACACCTCAGAAAATGAATCTTTGTAGACAAGGAAACCATAACATTCAACCACACAATCCAATGCCTCTGCAGGCTTATCGTTTTTTGGACACCACTTTGCTTTagcaaataaattttgtcattttgaaatttattttttcacaTTTCTTGTCATGGAGaaagaaagataattttttttcaagtaaAAACATGTACCTTTATATTGAAGCCAGCTTTTGCGCTTGTTTCAATAAACATGACACCAAGTTCCTGTGCTTTAGCTTCTCCTTCCTCTATTGGAACTTGCCTGACCCGCAATAAGAAAAATATACAAGTTCTATTATAAAAACCAGAATTTACAAATCAATTAATAAGACTGAAAACTCAAGCAAGCATACAGAAAATGTTTTTAAAAAAAGCTCATAAAGAATGAGAAAAGTTTCAAAAGCAAACTTGTTTCATGTTTTAAACTAGTTTCAGACAGAACCAGCTTCTATTGATAATAAGATGAGAATAGAAATAGCCAATGGCTTCTAGTCAATTGTACAATTCTATATGATGTTCAATTTTTTACCATTGGTTATTCACATTAGTACTTATTATTATAAAATCTGTCCGTTTCTATTGATGGTCAAAGAACTGAAGGTGGTGTTTGACTTCTGATGCTAAAAATATAACTGTCCATACCATATTTTCATAGTTTCATTCTCATGagaggttttttcttaatttGTGATGATTGCATATTGTATCACGCTTACTATTGATCAATGGTCTTACCGTTATGTTGTATATGGATTTGaccaattattatgatcatgTATTGGTCATACATTGGACATTTGCTTTACAACCTGTCTTTAGAAAGGCACTCAAATCATAGATAACCATAAGGAGGTGGGAAGGCAAGGGAATCACCTCTTGTCAACAAGGTCGGTTTTGTTTCCAACAAGGACAATGATAACATCACTTCCCCTCTCTGTACGAACCTCTTCAATCCATTTTGAAGTATTCAAGAAGGATTGTCTACCTACAATGCAAATAAGAAGTAATAAATTAAAGATCCTCCAACCAATATAGTATCAGAATTATATAAACTAACAGGAtaacaagatcaatagtatatgaaTCTGGATTATGACTACATACTAATTGATCAGTTATCAGAATAAAAATAGGGGGTAAATAATTAGTCAAGTCCTTTGAACAATATAAATGCACAATCTAGATTTACAGAATACCAAGCAAGAGTTACCAAAGAAGCATACTTGCTACATCATATACAATGACTGCAACCGAGGAGTCCCGAATATAACTTGGGATAAGGCTCCTAAATCTTTCCTGTCCAGCTGTGTCCCTAAGTATGATTAGAAGTGAGATATAAGAACTAtgaaaagaggaaagaaagaaaaacatgGACCTTGTAAAGAGAAAATCCTTTAGTAAAAAAGGAAAATTCTGAAGAATTTATTTTAAAGAGCAAAGTTTCTAGTACATGTCCTAGGAATTGCCTCATATCAATGAGTCTAAATTTAAGATGTATTTTCCCACTAGAATATGGTCCTTTTTGTGCTGCTTCCAGACCATAATTACTTGCCTTGAAATTCGGATTCTAAGATATGATAATAAATCAGAAGGTTTGTTAATAATGGTAGATCTAGTAACAGTTTAATTTCACttcagaaaaaaatgaaaaataagtaAAACATTTATTTTCTACAACCAATGCAACAAACATCTAGCTTCCCATGTCAAGTTGCAATGTCGGAACAGTAATGTAAAATAATGAATCTAAAAAGATTAAACATTTGTGTCAAGCATTGTGGTATGGAAGCAGTAAATGGACATTGTGCAAGGACAAAAGCATAGAATTAAAAATGTAGCAGTGATGAAATTACTACCAGAGCTGCAGTCTGACTGTTCGATCTTCAAGGTACATAGTCTTCGATAGAAAATCTATCCCAATCGTAGCCTGTTCATCATATTAATGCTTCAGGGATGACAGGAAAAAAATCAAAAGGAGAATATAAACACTAACTTGAACCTGCTTAGGCAAAATTTCAATGATATATTAGTTAGTCTATTGTGAGCAATAGAAAAATTAATTCTGTTTACCATGCGAGTAAGTAAAATAAAGAACAAGAAGTACGCAATCAATTGTGTTACCAAAGGTTGAATAATTAAGTGATTAACTTGTAGAAGCAAGTGATTGCCAAGGGAACATCATTGAAAATTTGAAAACATCTTATCATTCAAAAAAATCATACAGGTTTAATTCCCCAGAAATAGAGTGTGCATATGACTTACAGAGTTAAGACACAAGAGAATTTATAATTAACAAATTGTGTAAAGCAAATTTGTTTCAGAATACGTCATGATATGTGAATTAAAATTAATGGCTATTGTGCATTGAGGGGGAAATCTAGAAGTGTTAAAGTTTATACATGACCACCTATTATTGATTCTTGCTGAAGAAGGAATCTTTGTGCACACATACATGTAAGCATCGCAGAGGAACAAAATAATGAAAATGATGGATAACAAGCTTCTCATAATTCAATTATAAAGTttccttttgagaaaaaaaaaaaaacacaaagatGAGGAGGTTAGAACCCCTTTAACATAGACACAACAACTTTAACCCTATTTACCACATCTAACGTGCATCTTGAACCAAATACTTATAGAGGAAAGCAGGTTTGTAAATCTGGCTAGTATGTTAATATTATCTGTTTGTGGCAGTAAGATGAGTCAACAAGACAAATTTTGAAAGAAAGATGTAGAAAAGAAGCATCACCAACTAAGGATAGGCCTATTACTACAAAGAAAACCAACTTGTAACAAGAAGAAGCTACGAGTGGACTCTTTTAGCAAGGTAATATGCGGGTGCTACTGTCAATGATTTACCTTTCATATACACAGCTAGGGAAAGTCAAACTGGTGTGATTTTATACATGACTTTCATGTGTGACTTAATTAAGGAACCAGAAGCCCTCGTATCTCTGTTCTCCCACTTCTCGCTCTCATCCCATCAATTGTGTTCTCTAATTCATcattttcttctatgtttctctGTGATTACTTAAAAATGCAGTCTATCACTGTGATTGTACCTAAAAGAAACCATGCACAAAACTCTTATTTTTCTCAACGTAACCAGTTGGCGCATATTTGTTTCTGAATCTAATTCTCAGTTGTAATAGTACAGACTTGTTCCCCTGcaattctaaattattttttgaagGCATTTGCATCCAAGTATAGTTTCCAATATTTCTCATCTGCCTTTTGTATAGCAGATAATAATATGCAATAGGGGCAAACATCCTAGAACCCAGAACTAGCAAGATAATAATCCACGATCAATGATTAACAATTGTTTTACTTGACATAGAACAGAAGTAAAATTCTCGGCAAGCATTACGTCTGCACTTCTCTAAATCCAAAATTATTATCgtaattatacaaagaaaaaaataCTGCTCGTTTAACTGATCAATGCAAATTCTCAGAAACATAAATGGATACAGCGGTGCTCCTTAGAGCTTCTGCCGAAATCGGTCTTCTCCACCAAAAGAATTCAATCGAGTTAAAAACCACCGGAAGATAGTCAAAAGAATAATTCATCATCAACACCCTATATTACGACAGACCGATCTCGATCCTATTCGAATATAAGTTAATTCAGAACTGTACAATCAAAAGAAGCACAGATCGTTCTCGATCCATGATTACCACAAGTAAGGCAAACCTAATCGACCGTGTATGGAAGCACAGGAAACGGGGTTTACTGAAGATCACTCGAAAGCCTGATCTCGGAGTTTTTTTGCACCAAAAGAATAGATAAGAACCAGGATGAACTGATAGGTACACCAAACAAGAACGAATAAGAGCCGAGATCAACCTGATAGGTGTTGTCGAACTTATCGTACATGAATCTGGTGATGATGCTCGTCTTCCCCACCGACTGATCCCCCAGGAATACCAGCTTGTACTTGGCGAGCGCCGACACCGGGGCCATGTTGATCCTAGCAACAGATCCGAAGGCGAAAAGAgtgcgaagagagagagagagagagatgaagtggCTCCTGCTTGCTGTTCCGTTGGAACAGGTTCAAGTGCCTGAACAGAGGCAGCTCTCCGGCCTCCTGTGGAAGCCGTTGGATCCACCTCAAGGTGGTGTACACCGTCTGATTCGGTGGAGGCAACAAATCGATTTCCCAAATCGATCAAAGCAAACCGTGAAACCTTTCGGTTCGGTCATAGGAATAATTTTTCCAATCAAACAAAACCATTCAATTATAGAAAaacaaaatattatgattcaGTGTACTAATCTTAGCTTAGATCTTTCAAATATTCTGAGTATCactaaaaattatttaataaaaccATCATATTCATTTACCTAATATTGAAGGTTCAAAGCACCATTCCATATATTTTTCACACTTTAACCATTGATTGAATGGTAGCGTACCAAATCTGACTTATCAAAATTGAAGGTTTAAAAACTTATATATTTTTGAATGTATGACTTCGATATATCATGTGCTTCTAAACCCAAATTTCACCttaattatttgttttttttataaaagtaaaattaaatattataaaattaaatttaaattataaaaagagATTCATTAAGTTAACGTTGATAAGGATGACGACTCGATACCAACAAGATAATTTATTTGGAGGAGATGTTAGCTAGCCGTCCTCGGTGTTAAAGCAAGTCTTTGCTTTATAACCATAATATTCGATGAATCTCAATCTTTACTTTTTGTTCCTCAATGGTTCCCCCGGCATGTCATAAAAATCTTAATctctatatttttatttgaatCTTACAAATCCAATACTGACTTAATCAAAGAGGTTTTTATTGGGAATGCGTCTTGTTGGTGTTAGGATGAAAAATTATGTTAATTTAAAAACTTTCGATAAAGCTTATAGCGAAAAGATAGTTTAACTTGAAAGGATGTTTGTAAGCATAGTAAAAATAGTAAGTaaataaattagtttgcaatatgagaatgacgatgaaaagcaaaacagaaatacaaactaagttttatagtggttcggtcatcgtgacctacatccacttctgattcctcttccattgaggctaccaacgttcactaacgatctttttttaataggcaaagaccaaccacccttttacaactctttctccttttaacaagtttatgagaTAATATTTACAACCCACTTACTCCAATCTTAAATTGAAATTAACACTTAGAGTTAGAGGAGAGGAATTCTTATAAGATTACAACGATGTTTTCCCCGATTTTTGTTCTCAATTGATGTGATCATTAAGTAGGGATGAGTGAGGtttttataaaccccaaatagATTCAACTTTGGAGCCAAAAGTGTTATGatcaagttgacactaagagggagggtgaattagtgctttcaatcAAAACAATGTTGATTCAAAAATTCGTTCGATAAAGCTTGTATCCGAAAAGGGGTTTAAACTTGAAAACATTCGTAAGTGATTTAAgacagtgagcaagtaaatcagtgaatgataagaatgaaaagtatgaaagaaatggtacagaaagaaagcacaccagatttatagtggttcagtcattgtgatctacatccactctcgattcctcctctattgaggccactagtatccactaatgatctttttttaataagagaagaccaaccacccttttatcattgtttctcatttttacaggtttagaagataactttttataagcctcacacctcttttatttacaaagctaaaggaggaggacactaagtactttttcaacacttttataacCAAATCTCAAACTTTTGTTTACACTTTTTATgttttttcatgcagaaaagagtagcgtatttataggccctaatggcttcaaaaatagagcaaaaaaatatctcatccccgatttccggggtattggcagtaccaccgccattattgggcagtgccacctcctacaAACTAACGCTAGATGGTTttattgggcagtgccaccgcctacagaccACCGCCTACAttattgggcagtgccaccgccatcaTGATATTATTGTTTTGAAAATAGAATatttatcatgatgtgatgaagcaattttaTGTTGAATGGTAacaaatgttcataactttttggaacAATAGACAAATTTAGATTATAAAAAATGGTACCTATAGCCTCAGAATATGTGATCCCAACTGATTCTGTGTCCTATTATCCTATAAAATAGCAACCTCTTCTTTTCTCAAGAATTCCTATTAGGTTACAAATTAcgttatccgtaatgggtatgtgatatcctaagagataagtggataccATATCTTGTTCATTCACATGTACGTTGTTGCAAATTGGAAGAACATCTAAATTAGCGAATCATTCAATTGGTTCTAAATCACTCAATTCttctaaatctacatattttctctTATGTATACTTTAGACTCAAAGGTTGGGAATTTAAGGGTATGTTGAGGGGAATGAAAGAGTATAGAATCAAAGGTTTCATCTAACCTCCTGTTTCCTTTGTTCTTTTAGGATCTTTTAGATGCCATGGGGACTACATATATGACAAATAATAAGAGGCAAGGATAAGTAATAAATGGAGAATGAGAGAAAAAACGGGGTTTAAGAATTACCTATGTAGTTTAAacttcttgtgatcaccaaagggggtttgagattgatccttagctTTGTAAAGGATAgtggttttcttgagtttctatAAGAAGAGTAAGAGGAATAAGGGGTGTGGAGCAGTTTAGAGAGGTGTAGAGAGGGTTAGGGGTGGTTTTATCGTCGGCCCTAACTATGGTTTTTATAGGGCAAGAttgcgggcggtggtaccgccagttaggTAGTGCTACCGCCTATAAGTGGTGTGTACTGGTGGTGCTATCGCCAGTCCAGTAGTGCCATCGTAGgtgcactatttttttttttgctcaagTTATCACTGttggttttctttttctagcattttttttttcttttgagatgcagCAAGCAAGTACTcttgtttccttttcttttgagatatgtaAGATCACAATCATTACGTGGTGGAAACACTCATTTGTGCAAATATCATATAAAGTCATTTCATGAATCAAAGTtctacttttgtaaatagaaagagtaAGAATTCATATGGAAATGATCAActcataaaagatcaaatataCTGATGATCCATAAATAAGATCTCTTTTTTTGTGAATTACAAAGAGAAGGAATGATAGTAAATGATCTCAAAAAATAAAACTCAATTTTTAAAAGTTGAGAAATCCAAAAATATAAAAGTGGAACTCATGcattaaaaagatttaacatacctaattctcttctaacaaagtcaaattgttcctcattcaatggtttataaaaatatcacctaattgatattttgtatcaataaattctagagatatatcatggttattaacatgatcccttataaaatgatatctaatatcaatatgtttagttctagagtgttgaatgagattttttattaaacatattgcactagtgttatcacattttataggaatatttttcaagtgaatttcataatcttttaatatgtttttcatctatatgacttgtgcacaacatgcacctactgtTATATACTTAGTTTCAGTTGTAGATAATACaaccaatttttgtttctttgaaaaccaaaagacaagtgcacgacctaagagttgacatgttccggatatgctttttctatttatttgaCAATCATCAAAATAAGCCTCGGCATAAGCAATCAATTTATGATTTttgatttttggataccataatcatatattatgagctccttttaggtatctaaatttttttttaatagttttTAAGTGAGATAGCTTGGAATTTGACtaaaatctagcacatagtctaacattaaataaaatatcaggtctagttgttgtgaggtataataaactacatatcatacccttataaatcttttgatcaaaacattctccattaatatccatatctaattttatagaagtgctcattggtataTTTAGAGCTTTaacactatccatattaaattattttaatagatctaacgtatacttagtttgactaacaaaagtttcattattaaattatttgatttgtaaacataagaaaaaggttaattcccccattaaactcattttgaattcatgactcatactattagcaaaagattctcataaagattcatttgaaaatctgaaaatgatatcatcaacataaatttgaataataaaaaattatttttaaaatatttgataaataatgtagtattgaccttgcctttcataaaattattcttaattaaaaaggaactaagtctctcatactaagcctttGGGGTTTatttcaaaccatagagagcattagacaatttaaaaatatgatttgGAAAAATGATATTCTCAAGTTCGGGTGGTTGtataatataaacttcttcagaaataaagttattaagaaaaacacttttaacatccatttaaaataacttaaaattattacaattagcataggcaaggagaatcttTATGGCTTAAGTCTAATCACaagagcgaagatttcttcataatcgataccttcttcttggttgacacatttggccactaatctagccttatttttaaccatgataccaaattcatcttgcttgtttctaaaaaccaatttagtactaattactaaatggtaactaggtctaggaacaagcttccatatctcatttctcttaaattgatttaatttctcatgcattgcaaagacccatgaataatcttttagggctttgtcaatgcattttgatTTAATTTGACAAGAAGGCTGCATTAGCATAGAAATTCTTAAATGAAGAGCAAGTTTGAATACCTTTTAAACTATcttcaatgattagctccttaggatgagcatctatatacttccaatccttaggtaaggattctttggaagaagatgcatccaagttgctagggggaggagagttttcattcaaatttaaagcatcaaaatcatcatcaaaattatttttcttaaattcgagaaGCTCGTtaaaatagattcttctataaccaaagttcttttattaaagatatgaaaagctttagacatagaggaataatcaagaaaaatgctttcatcggattttacatcaaattttcctaagacatctttttcatttaaaataaaatatttacaatcgaaaaGTTTAAAATATGAAGTATTAGGTCTTTTATTATTTCACAATTCATCAGGAGTTTTGGAAAATAATGGTTTTACAAGCACcttgttcatgacatagcatcccgtgttaatggcttcgacccaaaaatatttgagtaggatatgctcatcaagcatggtttttatcatttcttataaactcctattttttctctcaccaattctattttgttgagggtttcttggaGTGGAAAAGTTGTGGTTATACCTATTtgaatcataaaagtttttaaaattatgattttgaaattcaccactatgatcacttcgaatggaggcaatcataaaatcctttttattttgaactaatttataaaaaattaaaaaatatttaaagtaatcacttttatatgtcaagaagtatgtccacaTGTATTTACTATAATCATTAATAATTATAAAGGCATATTTACTGTCTCCTAGGCTtattatatcaattggtccaaataaattaataaatttatatggatcaattgtagtggtctagaggtgcttatttgattatttgatttgaaactattttttatttattttcctaaatgACATGCGtcacaaactttgtctttgacaaacttgatgttaGACATTCCTCTTACAGGTTTTCTAGTTgaaatttaagagattagtttcatgctagcatgacctaatctcctattccaaagccatgcatcattgtttaaaaccaaaaaaacatatttcatcataaaaatcatcaatatcaatagtatacatattattatttttaaggacaatcatagatatatttttgtgtagtatttcaattatacaagtattagattcaaatttgatgatatattctttatcacacaattgactaatgtttagtagattatgttttaagccatctattaataatacatctttaattaaaatgtTTGATTTATTAActatatttcttttgccaataattttttctttgttgttatctccaaatGTGACAAATCCtttgtcttggctagtgagcttaaagaagtATGTTAGATCTCCGGTCacgtgtcttgagcatccactatcaaggtaccatctcttgctcttagcttgtggttGTAGATATATTTATAAGAAAGACGGTTttcgtttaggtacccatttaaccttgggtcccttataaatagatctatctatcattgggtgatttatggttcctttagaaacccaaactaatttgtgtaaactataccttttaaatagacatttgtagATAAAATTaccatattttttataaaaaattatatttttctttaggtgagacatataatgtaggtcatttaatgaagatagttggcttttgttgagtattactcaTAAAgttaattccttcctttctatgaatatAACCATTATTAGTAACGATCATGTTTAGAAATTTTTTACCTATTTaaaatttttctaatatttcttctagtaagacattttcttttctaagtgAATCTATCTTATCACAGTTAGTGCAAGCaaacatactatcatcatgctcattttttagtttatcaaatttactaacaagagaagcatgctccttttctaATAACttgtattttttaccaactagcttatattcatcatatagatcattaaaagtaataagtaaatcatcataagctaaatgagatttggttgagtcacttaccttgtcATTGAGCGCAATTAGAGCGTAATTTGCAACTTCCTCTTTGTTGATTGGCTCATCATCTTTGGATGCACTCAAATCGTCCCAAGTTTCTTTGaacgccttctttttctttggtaacttctttacttggggacataTATTTTTGAAgttccccggcttcttgcattcataacata belongs to Musa acuminata AAA Group cultivar baxijiao chromosome BXJ3-5, Cavendish_Baxijiao_AAA, whole genome shotgun sequence and includes:
- the LOC135637825 gene encoding ras-related protein RABH1b-like translates to MAPVSALAKYKLVFLGDQSVGKTSIITRFMYDKFDNTYQATIGIDFLSKTMYLEDRTVRLQLWDTAGQERFRSLIPSYIRDSSVAVIVYDVASRQSFLNTSKWIEEVRTERGSDVIIVLVGNKTDLVDKRQVPIEEGEAKAQELGVMFIETSAKAGFNIKALFRKIAAALPGMENLSSAKQEDMVDVNLRSSNANSSQSQSQSGGCKC